The Lysinibacillus pakistanensis genome includes a window with the following:
- a CDS encoding non-ribosomal peptide synthetase encodes MNNTRDFNIYLSHHQTQLFEHQLPVSQCTELLNEQDLLAYQALNQTKAYYDTQITVPEVFYQVAHQFADKIALSFECGTMTYHQLNEQSNQIAHMLVDKGLQKGDFVAIIMERSKETIISLLGVLKAGGAYVPIDPSYPRERCQYLLNDTSAPFVLTKDEHINLLKQLIHNDEQPRMVLTVNQKDSFTKENIHSDLHPSDLAYIIYTSGSTGKPKGVMLKHEAVINLITDNQRIYQSTKDDVYSQFISYSFDPSVTETFTAFFSGARLHMLTSIERLSIEAFANMIAREKITTATVPNAFFTQLATYLPVEYQEKLSTLKYLSVGGEALMPAVVQRWQEKFGKNTEIVNVYGPTECTVLSSYFRIKDTITDNQGSMPIGRPIANYEMYIVNSNHQLCPINVTGELCIAGIGLAAGYLHQPEKTAEVFVPHLFKTEELMYRTGDLVRLLPSGVIEFIGRKDSQIKVRGFRIELGEIEAVLSNFPSIQEAIIVAKKKADGNNSLLAYYTVSGGMQIEQMTIREYLSNNLPEYMVPERFFELPEMPLSPTGKIDRKQLLEIEETTSLNSKYVAPENDRQKLLAKAWEYVLGVRQVGIHDNFFHIGGHSLKVLEILVQVKRHIPFLKIQDFFQYQTIAELDYYIRNYQSENHENPKMTSTALLKELKEPNSLPVSKLVKPLPMNTVLLTGATGFLGSHVLYELLMTTNVQVYCLIRPNARISLEEKLNETMQFYFGDGITTRLKDRVTVIQGDLGHQRLGLSNKDENAIINQIDAIIHCGADVRHFGAAEQFKDVNVEGTKYLLELAKRKKGIHFHYVSTMGIPEELAANNWGPNEAQGNFNYDYQLNNVYTQSKLEAENLVRQASKLDIPISIYRVGNLTCHSETGKFQRNIDDNAFYRMIKSMLYLGKTPIAHWHVDFTPINYASQALVALAGQPTSNGHVFHLCNPTPLRYLDFIDVIKDLGYELETVTAQEYTNWLLYNEHTEEAQAFLSLAIAQLEGDGASDSPFIFNCDKTQAFLAHTEISCAVPNAAFIRKMVHYGIKMEYFPEPESIKII; translated from the coding sequence TTGAATAATACACGAGATTTTAATATTTATTTATCACATCATCAAACACAACTATTTGAGCACCAACTGCCCGTCTCTCAGTGTACAGAACTGTTAAATGAACAGGATTTACTAGCATACCAAGCATTAAATCAAACTAAAGCCTATTACGATACACAAATCACAGTACCTGAAGTCTTTTATCAGGTTGCACACCAGTTTGCTGATAAAATTGCACTATCCTTCGAATGTGGTACGATGACCTATCATCAACTAAATGAACAATCTAATCAAATTGCTCATATGTTAGTAGACAAAGGTCTGCAAAAGGGGGATTTTGTAGCTATTATAATGGAGCGTAGTAAGGAAACAATTATTAGTCTTCTAGGTGTACTAAAAGCAGGTGGTGCCTATGTTCCCATTGATCCAAGCTATCCACGAGAACGTTGCCAATACCTTTTGAACGACACTAGCGCCCCATTTGTATTGACGAAAGATGAACATATAAACTTACTGAAACAACTTATACATAATGATGAACAACCTCGGATGGTGTTGACCGTCAATCAGAAGGATAGTTTTACAAAAGAAAATATCCACAGCGATCTACACCCATCCGATTTAGCCTATATTATTTATACATCTGGATCCACAGGTAAACCAAAAGGTGTCATGCTCAAACATGAGGCTGTTATTAACTTAATAACAGATAATCAGAGAATTTACCAATCCACTAAAGATGACGTCTATTCTCAGTTTATCTCCTACAGTTTTGACCCTTCAGTCACAGAAACATTTACGGCTTTTTTTTCAGGTGCAAGACTACATATGCTCACAAGTATTGAACGTCTATCCATCGAAGCATTTGCTAATATGATTGCACGGGAAAAGATTACTACCGCAACAGTACCAAATGCTTTCTTTACACAGCTTGCCACATATCTACCTGTAGAATATCAAGAAAAATTATCGACTCTTAAATATTTATCAGTCGGCGGTGAAGCACTAATGCCCGCTGTTGTACAAAGATGGCAAGAGAAATTCGGTAAAAATACTGAAATTGTTAATGTTTATGGACCAACTGAATGCACAGTGCTATCCTCCTACTTCAGGATAAAAGATACGATAACAGACAATCAAGGGAGTATGCCAATTGGCAGACCGATTGCCAACTATGAAATGTATATTGTTAATAGCAATCATCAGCTTTGTCCAATCAATGTCACAGGTGAATTATGTATTGCAGGCATTGGTTTAGCAGCAGGTTATTTACACCAGCCTGAAAAAACAGCCGAGGTTTTTGTTCCACATCTATTCAAAACCGAGGAATTGATGTATCGAACAGGCGATTTAGTTCGTTTATTGCCAAGTGGTGTCATTGAATTTATTGGACGGAAAGATTCCCAAATTAAAGTTAGAGGATTTCGTATTGAGCTTGGGGAAATTGAAGCTGTATTAAGTAATTTCCCTAGCATACAAGAGGCAATCATTGTAGCGAAGAAAAAGGCTGATGGAAATAATAGTTTATTAGCCTATTATACTGTGTCAGGCGGCATGCAAATAGAACAAATGACCATTAGAGAGTATTTATCAAATAATTTACCAGAATATATGGTTCCTGAGCGATTCTTTGAATTACCAGAAATGCCTCTGTCTCCAACAGGTAAAATTGACAGAAAGCAATTACTGGAGATAGAAGAAACTACATCTCTAAATAGCAAATATGTAGCCCCAGAAAATGATAGACAGAAATTGCTAGCTAAGGCATGGGAGTACGTTCTTGGTGTAAGACAAGTTGGCATTCATGATAACTTTTTCCACATCGGTGGACATTCGTTGAAAGTTTTAGAGATTCTTGTACAAGTGAAGAGGCATATTCCCTTCTTAAAAATACAGGACTTCTTCCAATATCAAACTATTGCAGAGCTTGATTATTACATTCGTAACTATCAGTCTGAGAATCACGAAAATCCTAAGATGACTTCTACTGCCCTATTAAAGGAATTAAAGGAACCGAACTCCCTACCAGTTTCAAAACTAGTAAAACCATTACCGATGAACACTGTTTTACTAACTGGCGCAACTGGCTTTTTAGGAAGTCATGTATTATACGAGCTGCTAATGACAACAAATGTCCAGGTTTACTGTCTCATTAGACCTAATGCACGTATATCCCTTGAAGAAAAGCTTAATGAGACTATGCAATTTTATTTCGGAGATGGTATCACTACACGTTTGAAAGATCGAGTGACAGTGATACAAGGAGATTTAGGACATCAAAGGCTGGGCTTATCTAACAAAGATGAGAATGCCATTATTAATCAAATTGATGCAATTATTCATTGCGGAGCAGATGTAAGACATTTTGGTGCAGCGGAACAATTTAAAGATGTTAACGTCGAGGGCACTAAATATTTGCTGGAACTAGCTAAACGTAAAAAAGGTATTCATTTCCATTATGTTTCAACAATGGGGATTCCGGAGGAGCTTGCCGCAAATAATTGGGGACCCAATGAAGCACAAGGTAATTTTAATTATGACTACCAGCTCAACAATGTTTATACGCAGAGTAAGCTAGAGGCTGAGAATCTCGTACGTCAGGCCAGCAAGCTTGATATTCCTATATCCATCTATCGTGTTGGGAATTTAACCTGTCATTCTGAAACTGGTAAATTCCAACGCAATATCGATGACAATGCTTTTTATCGTATGATTAAATCCATGCTTTATTTGGGTAAGACTCCTATTGCTCATTGGCACGTTGATTTTACACCAATTAATTATGCAAGCCAAGCGCTAGTGGCTCTCGCAGGTCAGCCTACTTCAAACGGACATGTATTCCATTTATGTAACCCAACTCCGCTACGTTATCTAGACTTTATTGACGTGATTAAGGATCTTGGCTATGAGCTTGAAACTGTGACTGCTCAGGAATATACGAATTGGCTTTTATATAACGAGCATACAGAGGAAGCACAGGCGTTTTTATCATTAGCCATTGCACAGCTAGAAGGTGATGGAGCAAGTGATTCACCATTTATCTTTAATTGCGATAAAACACAAGCATTTTTAGCACATACAGAGATTTCATGTGCAGTGCCCAATGCAGCCTTTATTCGCAAGATGGTTCATTATGGCATAAAAATGGAGTACTTCCCTGAGCCAGAGTCTATAAAAATCATATGA
- a CDS encoding 4'-phosphopantetheinyl transferase family protein: protein MKIHKVYLFALPLGQQLVQAEWNTLFHPLSLAEQHRILQYKHWQDRQRALLGNTLIQWALQKVLGNYRIQMERDANGRPYIINDNWKGDINLSHSGKWIVVALTTKGRVGIDVEEIIPLSEEVIFSAMTQAELAIVNSEDNPNRLQAFYELWTLKEAIFKTGLFLNSSPNLIDTSTINNNLTTRLIYLDKQHPVSICWDSMLTYLSIIILNRNQLLIH, encoded by the coding sequence ATGAAGATTCACAAAGTATACTTATTTGCGTTACCTCTTGGTCAACAACTGGTACAAGCAGAATGGAATACGCTTTTCCATCCGCTATCACTGGCAGAGCAACATAGAATTTTACAATATAAGCATTGGCAGGACAGGCAAAGAGCCTTATTAGGAAACACGCTTATTCAATGGGCGCTTCAAAAGGTCCTCGGCAATTACCGAATTCAAATGGAAAGAGATGCTAACGGACGTCCATATATAATAAATGATAATTGGAAAGGCGATATAAATCTATCACATTCGGGAAAGTGGATAGTTGTGGCACTAACTACAAAGGGGCGCGTGGGAATTGATGTAGAAGAAATAATACCTTTGAGTGAAGAGGTCATATTTTCTGCAATGACACAGGCTGAATTAGCTATAGTTAATTCAGAAGACAATCCCAATCGATTACAAGCCTTTTATGAGCTATGGACATTAAAGGAAGCCATCTTTAAAACAGGTCTATTTTTGAATTCCTCGCCAAATTTGATAGATACAAGTACTATAAATAACAATCTTACTACTCGGTTAATCTATCTTGATAAGCAGCATCCCGTTTCTATTTGTTGGGATAGTATGCTTACATATTTATCAATCATAATATTGAATAGAAACCAATTACTGATTCATTAA